A single Longimicrobiaceae bacterium DNA region contains:
- the rsmI gene encoding 16S rRNA (cytidine(1402)-2'-O)-methyltransferase: MPSDVALYVVSTPIGNLGDLSHRAVEVLSSADVVLAEDTRRTSTLLRHIGATVRMVSAHEHNEAARAGLVVQMLREGKRVAMVTDAGTPLLSDPGARIVREVVDAGFDVVPIPGASALLAALVASGIAADRFTFYGFPPRKGAERAELLEEVAALPHAAVLYESPKRVARLLRDVAEAAGADRRVAVARELTKMHEEFFRGTAAAAAEHFERGDVLGEIVVVVEGRPADEAAEGETDELAARSMAQALIAQGLSASAAAKELRRRLGIPRNAAYQLVQEMTGE; this comes from the coding sequence TTGCCCTCTGACGTGGCGCTGTACGTGGTCAGCACGCCCATCGGCAACCTGGGCGACCTGTCTCACCGCGCGGTCGAGGTGCTGAGCAGCGCGGACGTCGTGCTGGCGGAGGATACGCGCCGCACGTCCACGCTGCTCCGGCACATCGGCGCCACGGTGCGGATGGTCAGCGCGCACGAGCACAACGAGGCGGCTCGCGCGGGCCTGGTCGTGCAGATGCTGCGCGAGGGCAAGCGCGTCGCCATGGTCACCGACGCCGGCACGCCGCTGCTCTCCGACCCCGGCGCCCGCATCGTCCGCGAGGTGGTGGATGCGGGGTTCGACGTGGTCCCCATCCCCGGCGCGTCCGCTCTGCTCGCGGCGCTCGTCGCCTCCGGCATCGCTGCGGACCGCTTCACCTTCTACGGCTTCCCGCCGCGCAAGGGTGCGGAGCGCGCGGAGCTGCTGGAGGAGGTCGCGGCGCTGCCGCACGCCGCCGTGCTGTACGAGTCGCCCAAGCGCGTGGCCCGCCTGCTGCGCGACGTGGCCGAGGCCGCCGGCGCGGACCGCCGCGTCGCCGTCGCCCGCGAGCTGACGAAGATGCACGAGGAGTTCTTCCGCGGCACCGCCGCCGCCGCCGCCGAGCACTTCGAGCGCGGCGACGTGCTGGGCGAGATCGTCGTCGTCGTCGAAGGCCGCCCGGCCGACGAGGCGGCGGAGGGCGAGACGGACGAGCTGGCCGCGCGGTCCATGGCGCAGGCGCTGATCGCGCAGGGCCTCTCGGCCAGCGCGGCGGCCAAGGAGCTGCGCCGCCGGCTGGGCATCCCCCGGAACGCGGCGTACCAGCTCGTGCAGGAGATGACTGGAGAGTAG